One Pelorhabdus rhamnosifermentans genomic window carries:
- a CDS encoding YjcQ family protein translates to MILSDLGFNILVAMYEGQQKKNPDMSNIHPGKFLMPMKTFAVAIQELQESGLIKGAVIVDGGAKSGPFFALVNSATITLLGENVICEKSKI, encoded by the coding sequence ATGATACTAAGCGATTTAGGTTTTAACATTTTGGTAGCGATGTATGAGGGACAACAAAAGAAAAATCCTGATATGTCCAATATACATCCTGGAAAGTTCTTAATGCCAATGAAAACATTTGCTGTAGCTATTCAAGAATTACAAGAGAGTGGCCTTATTAAAGGGGCTGTTATAGTAGACGGTGGAGCTAAATCAGGTCCGTTTTTTGCATTGGTAAATAGCGCAACTATTACACTACTTGGCGAGAATGTTATATGCGAAAAGAGTAAAATTTAG
- a CDS encoding type II toxin-antitoxin system HicA family toxin, producing MKSYSSRQILQMLFDDGWYIVRTRGDHHQLKHPTKKGLTTVQHPKKDLDPKVVHSILKQAGLQ from the coding sequence GTGAAAAGTTACTCATCAAGACAAATATTACAAATGCTGTTTGATGATGGTTGGTACATAGTTCGAACACGCGGCGATCATCATCAACTAAAGCATCCTACTAAAAAAGGACTCACAACCGTGCAACATCCCAAGAAAGACCTTGATCCTAAAGTCGTACATAGCATATTAAAACAAGCAGGGCTTCAATAG
- a CDS encoding type II toxin-antitoxin system HicB family antitoxin, producing MLDKYIFPAIFEAGDEHGYCITFPDLPGIVTSGETIEESLAMAKEALELHLYGMEEDEDAIPEPTPPNKIAVPEGGFVNLIEVWMPPVRDEMANRAVKKTLTIPQWLNDLAERRKVNYSHLLQESLKHHLGVHKPPYLKK from the coding sequence ATGTTAGATAAATATATATTTCCTGCAATCTTTGAAGCAGGAGACGAACACGGATATTGCATCACTTTCCCTGACCTGCCTGGTATTGTAACCAGTGGCGAAACAATTGAAGAATCCCTTGCAATGGCTAAAGAAGCCCTAGAATTACATCTCTACGGTATGGAAGAAGATGAAGACGCCATTCCCGAACCAACTCCGCCAAACAAAATAGCAGTTCCTGAAGGTGGCTTTGTAAATCTCATTGAGGTCTGGATGCCACCTGTTCGTGATGAAATGGCTAATCGAGCTGTAAAAAAGACTTTAACTATTCCTCAATGGCTTAATGACCTCGCTGAACGTCGCAAAGTCAATTATTCTCACTTACTGCAAGAATCATTAAAACATCATCTTGGCGTTCATAAACCGCCTTATCTGAAGAAATAG